The following nucleotide sequence is from Melioribacteraceae bacterium.
AGATAATGGTTGATAAAAGCGGCACTTTTTTCATCGGATTTGATAGAGACGCGGAAGGCACACATTTATTAAAGATAAAATATAACGATGGTAAATCTGAAGTTAAGAAGTTGGAACTTCCTAAACGTGAATATGACATCCAGAGAATAAACAGTACAAAAAAACAATTCAGCACTCCGCCTGAAGAAGAATTGCCGCGCATTGAAAGAGAACGTCAATTAATGAGAGCTGCCCGAAATAAAATCGGTAAAATTGATACAGCTTATTTTTCATCAGGCTTTATTCTTCCCATTAAAGGTGGAAAGCTAACCGGAGTTTTTGGAAGTCAACGTATTTTGAATGGTGTTCCCCAAAATATTCATAATGGATTGGATTATTCGGCTCCAACCGGAACAGATGTTTACGCTATGGCCGATGGTCTTGTACAAATTGCCGGAGATGATTTTTATTATAACGGTAATTTTGTTTTAATTGATCATGGACAAGGATTATCTAGTGTGTATCTGCATTTCAGTAAGTTAACTGTTGAAACCGGAGAGTTTGTTAAGAAAGGACAAAAGATTGGTGAAGTAGGTTCAACCGGTAGATCTACAGGTCCGCACCTGCATTGGGGAGTTAATTGGTTTAACAATAAGATTGACCCTCATTCATTACTAGGTTTCGGATTTTAGTTTTTTTTGATGCAAAGTATTATGGGTCGATATTTGAGATTATTTCTTATAGCTACAATTATTTTAACGACTTTTCACCTTGCTCAGGGTAAAGATGAAAAATACTTTACTCTTTCTCCTGATTCTTTAGTTACGCGAGGCGAGATTTATACAGGAAAGAATTGGAAGTATCATCCAGGTGATAAATTAGAGTGGGCTTATCCGAGCTTTAATGATTCTGCCTGGGAAATTTCCGCAACTTCTTTAAATGGAATTGAACATCCCGAACAAGAATTCCCCGGGAAAGGATGGTTTCGGTTACATTTAGTTGTGGATTCATTGCTTATCAATGAACCAATTTCTTTTGATTTATGGCTTGCCGGCGCTGCCGAGGTCTATGTTAACGGAGAAAAAATCCTTACTTACGGAAATATTAATGATGATGGAAGCATTAAACATTACAATCCAAGTTTACCGAAAATTATAAGTTTTGCTCAAAGAGAAAATTTAATTGCCATAAGATATTATAACCCTGATTATGATCAGATGCATAGGAGAAATTTTACTCCTGGTTTCTTTCTAGAACTAGGATATCCGTCAGAGATCTTACCGGGTCGACATGAATATTTAAGTGAAACTTTTCTAGTAAGAAATGTTTTTATGAGCATTTCTTTGGTGCTTGCAATTCTTCACTTATTCCTCTTCTTTTTCGATCGATCACAAAAGCAAAATTTGTTTTATGTTTTATTCTTACTCTTTTTTACTCTATTTATTTACATTAATTTAAGTCCATTTTACAGCAACGATATTCAAGCACTATTCTTCTTGTACCGAATTGCTCCCGGTGTTCTTGTATTCACAATTTTATTCGGTTCAACTACTATCAATTCAATCTATAGAGAACATGGCAAGTACCTGAAGTATTTCATTTTCGTGGGTGTAATATTAGGATTGCTGGGATACTTACTGAGCACTATTTTAATTTGGTACATCATATACGCGTTTATCATATTAGTTTCGATTTGGGGAAGCCATGTACTTTACAATCCAAAACACAGTAGGAACTCTAAAAGTGATTGGTATCTAAGAATCGGATTTGGTGTAATGGGTATTATGGGAGTCTACCAGATGCTGCTTAGTTTTGGATTGCTTGCTAATTGGGGAATTGGAATGCCGTTTATTTATGGTGTTATAATTTTCATCCTTTCAATGTCCATTGCTTTGGCTCGTGATTACGTTACTACAAGTAAAAAATTGAAATTGAAGCTTGAGGAAATTCAAGAGCTTTCAGAAAAAACATTGCAGCAAGAGCTAGCCGCCAAAGAATTGGATATTCAAAAAAGAATTCTTCAAGCGGATAATAAACGTAAAACCGATGAACTCGAAGCTGCAAGATCAGTTCAGCTTGCTATGCTGCCGCAATGTTTAAATGATATTGAAGGTTTGGATATTTGTTTCGATATGAAAACGGCAACTGAGGTTGGAGGCGATTATTATGATTATAAAATCGGTGAAGACGGAACTTTAAACATTGTTCTCGGTGATGCAACCGGTCATGGCATGAAAGCCGGGATTATGGTTGCAAGTATCAAGAGTTTATTCAGTGCACTGGGTTTGAAAATGATGATCCCGGATTTCTTTAAAAAGTGTACTGAGATAATTAAGAGCATGGCGCTTGGTAATTTGTTCATGTCAATGGTATTTATTAGAATTAAAGGAAATACAGTCATTGGAAGTTTAGCAGGGATGCCGCCGATATTAGTTTATAGAAAAAAGCAAAATATTATCGAGGAAATTTTACAGAAAAGTATGCCGCTGGGTGCGTATCTAAACTTTCCTTATGAAAGCTTTCAAACCGAGTTTAATAGCGGAGATGTAATTCTTATTCAAAGTGACGGATACATCGAGTTGTTCAATGCACAAAAAGAAATGCTGGGCGATGAGAAATTAAAAGAATATTTCCTCGATGTGGCGGATAGTAGTTCCGATAAAATTGTAACGACTCTTTTTGAAAAGGGTGACCAATGGCGAAAAGATCATCCGCAAGAAGATGATATCACTTTTGTGGCCATTAAAAAGAAATGATTTTTTCTCTTCGTTTTAATAAATCGATTCTGCTTTATAGTAATACCAAAAGTTTGTAAATTCAGATCAATTCATTCTGCCTCGGTTGATTTTCAATTTTATTTTAGCCAAGATTGATATAATAATTAACGATTATATTCATTTTATAATTTTTAGAGATTTGTATGAGTTCAAAAAGTTTTTCCCGCGTTCATGTTATTTCACTTTATTTATTGCTTGCTGTATCTATATTTTTTCTTCTGAATTTTTACGTTCAGATCGAAGAACAAAAAGTAACTACACCTCCCGAACCTTATCCTCAAAATTACAGAATCGTAGTTCCGCCAATACCCGATAATATTGAAATTTTCGGAGAACGCGTTCCACTTGAAGATATTGATGTTCGT
It contains:
- a CDS encoding SpoIIE family protein phosphatase, translating into MGRYLRLFLIATIILTTFHLAQGKDEKYFTLSPDSLVTRGEIYTGKNWKYHPGDKLEWAYPSFNDSAWEISATSLNGIEHPEQEFPGKGWFRLHLVVDSLLINEPISFDLWLAGAAEVYVNGEKILTYGNINDDGSIKHYNPSLPKIISFAQRENLIAIRYYNPDYDQMHRRNFTPGFFLELGYPSEILPGRHEYLSETFLVRNVFMSISLVLAILHLFLFFFDRSQKQNLFYVLFLLFFTLFIYINLSPFYSNDIQALFFLYRIAPGVLVFTILFGSTTINSIYREHGKYLKYFIFVGVILGLLGYLLSTILIWYIIYAFIILVSIWGSHVLYNPKHSRNSKSDWYLRIGFGVMGIMGVYQMLLSFGLLANWGIGMPFIYGVIIFILSMSIALARDYVTTSKKLKLKLEEIQELSEKTLQQELAAKELDIQKRILQADNKRKTDELEAARSVQLAMLPQCLNDIEGLDICFDMKTATEVGGDYYDYKIGEDGTLNIVLGDATGHGMKAGIMVASIKSLFSALGLKMMIPDFFKKCTEIIKSMALGNLFMSMVFIRIKGNTVIGSLAGMPPILVYRKKQNIIEEILQKSMPLGAYLNFPYESFQTEFNSGDVILIQSDGYIELFNAQKEMLGDEKLKEYFLDVADSSSDKIVTTLFEKGDQWRKDHPQEDDITFVAIKKK
- a CDS encoding M23 family metallopeptidase, whose product is MIRNLLAILILQAVIYSQSVKLFGTAQPGNALIGFGENISQVMLNNQKIMVDKSGTFFIGFDRDAEGTHLLKIKYNDGKSEVKKLELPKREYDIQRINSTKKQFSTPPEEELPRIERERQLMRAARNKIGKIDTAYFSSGFILPIKGGKLTGVFGSQRILNGVPQNIHNGLDYSAPTGTDVYAMADGLVQIAGDDFYYNGNFVLIDHGQGLSSVYLHFSKLTVETGEFVKKGQKIGEVGSTGRSTGPHLHWGVNWFNNKIDPHSLLGFGF